CGACTCGCCGACGGCATCGCCGTCGCGGGTCGCTGTTGACGAAACCGCTGTCAAGATCAACGGTGAGTGGTCTTGGCTGTATGCTGCAATAGACATCGAGACAAAGTTGATTCTTGACGTTGCGCTGTTTAGTCGACATGGCACTGATCCGGCGGCTGCGTTTCTGCAGAAACTCCGCGAGAAATACGATCTCTCCGAAGCTGAGTTTCTCGTCGATCAATTTGGCTATCGGACTGCCCTCTCGAGTCGGACTGAGCGGTCGGGTCAACTATACCGACCGAAACCTCATTGAAAAGTGGTTTCACACCCTCAAAATGCGTATCGACCGCTTCTATAATTCGTGGGTGGGCAGTCGGGCGAGCGTCCGCGAGTGGCTTGAACAGTTCGTGCATTACTACAACCACCAGAGACCGCATCAAGCTCTCGATGGAAGCGTGCCAGTCGAGGTGGTGCAGAACTAGACAGTGCCGGAATACCGAATCCATATTCTATCTGATTGGGTAGTATAGATAGCCTAAGTGAATAGCCTAACTTGATGACCTAACTAATACAGCTAAAAGAAAATTCGAACGCTCGCGCCGCCTCAGTGGGTAGTTTGAGATGGAGGCGGGCGGAGAGCCGTTGAGGGATGACGTTCGCGGATCAGTCCGGGACGTGCTGCATGGCTGGAGTTGCTGGAATCTGAGATTCTGAGGGGACGACATCCGTAAGGGTGTTAGAGTCCGACTTCATGCAACTGGTACCTTTCCGTCTGTCTTCCTCGAAAACACGCTGAGTAGTCTCTTCTCCTCGAACGCGATCTAATCGTCGTCGTGTTCCCGCACCGGAGTCTCGTTCGTTTTCGCGGCCGTGATTAGTGTCTCTTCGTCCGATATCGCGAAGTTCTCTCGATAGTGTTCGCGGGCAGAAATATAACTCGCGTAGACGATCGCTAAGAGGAAGAGCGTAAACGGGAGAGCGAGCACCGGTGGAAACGCTTGCATCGCGTCGAACACGGGTAGCTCCAGCGTCATCACGCCGAGGAACGAGAGGAGAATTCCCCACCAGGCCCGATTTCGCGCGTTCGGATCTTCATTGCCGAGAGTTATCGAAGATAAGATATAGACGGCCGAATCCAGAGACGTGACGACGTACCCTGCGATCACCAGCATGAGCAGGACTCCTAAGAGGGATCCGAACGGTGTGAGGGTAACCGCAGTTGCGACTGCGGCCGGGATGCCGCCGTCGGTCAGCGCGTTACTGACTGGGTCGATATATCCCGGTGCAAGCACCCATCCGCCAACGATGGAGTGCTGTATCCAGAGCAACACTCCGGGAATGACTACGAGGCAAACGAAGGTTTCACGAATGGTTCGGCCCTTCGATACGCGAGCAACGAAACTGCCGACGAACAGGCCCCACGCGGCCCACCAGGCCCACCAGAAACTGGTCCATTGCTGCGGCCAGTTGGCCGCAGCCGTTGGTGCGGAATACAAGGAGAGCCGGAACATATTATTAAGCCAGACGCCACCGGCATCGAGCCCAAGATTAATCGTGAACAGTGTTGGGCCGACTACGAGAAGAAATGCGAACGTGATCAGCATGAGAATAACCGTAATCCGAGCCGCGTTACGAATCCCCTTTCGCAGTCCTAACCAGACGTCGCCGAGGAAGACTAACCCGAGAATTCCGAACAGTCCGTACGTAAATATCGTCGCGGGGACTCCGAACACGGTATCCAAGAGGGCAGCAAATACCTGCGCAGAGAACCCAATAGCTGCTGCAACGCCGCCGATAATGGCGATCAGCGCAGCGAGATCGACAGTCCAGTAGAGGAACGTGTACCGATCCGTATCGAGGAAGACCTTCAACATCGAACTGAATTTATACGTTTCCGTGCCGCGCGTGTAGATGATCAATCCGAACGCTAACGCGAACGGCGGATACCACATGGCGAGCCCCGGGAAAACCTCGTGGATGAACATAAACGAAAGTGCGAGCGATTCTATCGGGACTCCCGCAACTGGCTGTGGATCCGGCGGCGGATTGGCTACAATCGAGATCGGCTCGCCGACTCCCCAAATGATGATGGATCCGCTATATCCGACCGTGAACACCATCGCGAGCCACGAAAACAGATCGAATTCCGGTTCAGCGTCTTGTCCCCCGATTCGAATGTGGCCGTACCGAGAGAAGACCATGAACGCCGAGAAAATGAATAATATAAGTCCGAGTAACATGAACCACCAACCGAAGTAAGTTAGTACCCATTCGAAGGCCCCATTGAGCGTGTTGTTGAGCCGTTGTGGACTCAGGATCCCGACGGCCGCTACTACCAACAAAACGCCACCTGTGATGAAAAAGAGCAGTTTCTCGCCGTCGTCCGCCTCTTCTAACCCGAAGACGTGCCAGAGACTCATCGTGTATCGGTAGCTGAAATTCCGGTGCCGGAACTAGCCGTCCGCCCGATTGATCCAGTATCCAACAATTGACTCATGTTATGTATTACCAGTGTATCTGATGACCCAACAGCTTAACACTTATACCTTTGGGATGACAGGTGAGAGAACCTGGAATACCCCTGGCTAGTAAGGAACGAATTATCGCTAGAAGCAACGTGAAGGACCCGTCGCCGATAGATCGATCGAATTTGGATTCCATCCGCTGAATCAGATCCGTTCGCATCGCCTGGCTTGACTCGCCTCTCGACGCCCGAAGCACCGCGGAGTGTCCACGCATATGTCGGACGGGTTCCTCCGCCGCCCGGGTGTAACGGAGGTGATGCCTCGCTACATCGCAATCTCAGTACTTCTTTCGTAGCGGCAGGGCGCTGTACTCAGTTAGCGTACTACTCATAGCTCCGGGTCGTCGAGATTGACGTAGACGGATTTCGTCTGCTGGTAGTGGTCGAGCACTTCCGTCCCCAAATCCTTCCCGATACCCGACGCTTTGAAGCCGCCGTACGGGGCTTCCGGCAGAATCGGACCGTACTCGTTAACATAAATGAGCCCTGCTTCGATATCCGCGGCCGCATTGTGGACGATAGACGTCCGTTCGGTAGCGATACCCGCCGCTAGACCGAATTCGGTGTCGTTCGCGAGTTCGATCGCCTCGTCGTAGCTGGAAAACGTATTGATCGTCTGAACGGGGCCGAAGATCTCCTCTCGGGCGATACGCATATCGTTCTCGACATCGTCGAACACGGTCGGCTCCACGAACCAGCCGTTCTGGAGGTCGGTATCGTCCGGTGTTCCACCGCCCGTCAGCAACGTTGCACCCTCGCTTTCGCCGGCTTCGATGTATTCCATGACCGTCTCGTATTGGGATTCCGTGGTTAGCGGCCCCATCGTCGTTTCTTCGTCAAGCGGATCGCCGAGCGTGTAGGATTCGGCTTTTTCGATAAACCGGTCGACGAACTCTCCGTGGACGCTCTCGTGAACTATCGTTCGAGAGAATGCATCGCAGATCTCGCCTGTGCTATAAAAAATCCCGTCCGCGACGGCGTTGACCGCCTTTTCCAGGTCGGCATCAGGAAATACGATAAACGGAGATTTGCCGCCGAGTTCTAACGTGACCGGAGCGACGTTTTCGGCGGCTGCCTTCATCACTTTCTGTCCGACACTAACGCTGCCAGTGAACGAGATTTTGCGGACACGGTCGTGCTCGGTCAGTGCTCCGCCGACTTCCGATCCAGTTCCGGTCACGACGTTAACGACGCCATCCGGGAAGATGCCCTCGGAGAGTTCGGCAATTCGAATCGTCGTCATCGGGGCCTCCGCCGACGGCTTGAGCACGGTGGTGTTCCCCGCCCCGAGCGCAGGTCCGAGTTTCCACGCAGCCGCCCAGATCGGGAAGTTCCACGGCGTTATCTGTCCGACCACACCGTACGGCTCCTTGCGCGTGTACAGGTGCAGATCTTCGGCGGTGGATATCTGTCGTCCCTCCTGGCTCTGACAGATCGAGGCGTAGTACGCTAAGGTTCCTATCGCACCTTCGACCTCCCCACGCGCCTGCGAAATCGGTTTTCCGGTGTCTATACACTCTATTACGGACAGTTCATCGATGTGATCGCGGAGTACTTCGATCCAATCGAACAGGAGCTGGGATCGCTCAGCAGGGGTCGTCTCCGACCACTCTTCATCGAACGCTCTCCAAGCGGCATCGACCGCCGTATCGACCTCTCTCGAATGGCATCGCGGAATCGTCGTAATTGGTTCACCGATCACGGGATCGATCGTCTCGAACGTCTTCTCCGTATCGTATCGAGACCCGTCTATCCAGGAATTGAAATCGCTGCTGTCCCTAACCTGTTCTCTTGCTTTCATGTGGTTCTCCCGTACCTGACCGCTGAACGTCTCGGATACCATTGGCGAAATATGGTATGTTACCGCCACACATATATTTTCGGTCACACATGCCGAAGCTAGCGCTTCGAACTTTAGAACCGCTTCTTTCCGGCTCACTTCCTTGCTCTCGTCGAATCATCATCCGACGAAAAGTACAGAATCGCGTATCGGTAGGTGAGCGAAGCGGACCCAGTCGAACCACTAAGTGACTGCGGTCAGCGGTTTCGAGAGGTTGCTCTCTGCGATTCGTGGCGATCAGTAGGCATCGCGAGCGACTTTCAGGAGATCGTCGGAATCCGCGTCTCGAGGATTGTCATGGATCTCGATCGTGTCTAACGACTTCTCCGCGATCTCCGGGAGATCCTCCGCTGCGACGCCAAGATCCCGGAGGCTCGACGGAAGGTCGACCTTGTCGATGAGATCCTCTACGGCACCCACCGCATCCATAGCGGCCTCCTCATCGGATCGCCCGGATACGTCTATGCCCATCGCCTCGGCGACTTCAGCGTATCGACCGGGAACGGTTTCGATGTTGTATCGCATCACCGCCGGCGTGTACGCAGCGATGGCCTCACCGTGTGGAATTTCGGGATACATCCCGCCGGTCGTCTCGGCCAGGGAGTGGATCGCGCCGAACCCGGCGAAGTTTTCGCAGAAACCCGCTACGTGCGAGCCGAACATCATCTGTTCACGCGCCTCCATTTCTCCATCTTCGTAGGCGGTCGGCAGGTACTCCGAAACGAGACCCATCACGTGCTCGGTCATCGGTTTGACGATCGGAGGACAGGCGGCCGAAACGTGGTTCTCGAGGGCATGGGAGAAGGCATCGAAGCCGGTCGCGGCGGTCTGTCTCGGCGGTAGCGTCGCCGTCAAAGCCGGATCGACGAGCGATATCTCGGCGCCTAGATACGGGCCGCCAGGGTACAACGGCGACTGGCCGAGGGCCATCTTGAACTCGCGTTCCTCGTCGGTTACGACGGCCCAGTAATCGACTTCGCTCCCGGTTCCAGCAGTCGTCGGCACCGTAACCAACGGAAGGGGGTGATTTTCGATCGGTTCTTCCATGACCTCTTCAGTCGATGTAACCTCATAATCGACGAGTTCTCCGGGATTGGTCGCCATCAACGACGCCCCTTTTCCAACGTCGATCGAGCTTCCGCCGCCAACGGAAACGATGACGTCACACTCTTCTTCCGCCACGGTTTCCGTCGCCTCGTCGACCATTTCGACCGTCGGATTGGGCTCGACTCCATCGTACGTAGTGTACGCAATTCCTGCAGCCGTGAGCGACGTTTTTATCCCGTCGACCAATCCGGCGTCGAGGACACCCCGATCCGTGACGATCAGCGCTTTCTCCCACCCTTGCGTGTCAACGATCGGCCCGATATTCTCGCTGGCGCCGTTCCCGAACTCGACCCAGATCGGAAACGTCAGCGTATAGTCACCGAGACTCATCGGGACTCACCACGGCGATTCCGGACGAGAACGCCAGGCGGTCTCTTCGCTATGC
This is a stretch of genomic DNA from Natrinema salifodinae. It encodes these proteins:
- a CDS encoding BCCT family transporter; this translates as MSLWHVFGLEEADDGEKLLFFITGGVLLVVAAVGILSPQRLNNTLNGAFEWVLTYFGWWFMLLGLILFIFSAFMVFSRYGHIRIGGQDAEPEFDLFSWLAMVFTVGYSGSIIIWGVGEPISIVANPPPDPQPVAGVPIESLALSFMFIHEVFPGLAMWYPPFALAFGLIIYTRGTETYKFSSMLKVFLDTDRYTFLYWTVDLAALIAIIGGVAAAIGFSAQVFAALLDTVFGVPATIFTYGLFGILGLVFLGDVWLGLRKGIRNAARITVILMLITFAFLLVVGPTLFTINLGLDAGGVWLNNMFRLSLYSAPTAAANWPQQWTSFWWAWWAAWGLFVGSFVARVSKGRTIRETFVCLVVIPGVLLWIQHSIVGGWVLAPGYIDPVSNALTDGGIPAAVATAVTLTPFGSLLGVLLMLVIAGYVVTSLDSAVYILSSITLGNEDPNARNRAWWGILLSFLGVMTLELPVFDAMQAFPPVLALPFTLFLLAIVYASYISAREHYRENFAISDEETLITAAKTNETPVREHDDD
- a CDS encoding aldehyde dehydrogenase family protein yields the protein MVSETFSGQVRENHMKAREQVRDSSDFNSWIDGSRYDTEKTFETIDPVIGEPITTIPRCHSREVDTAVDAAWRAFDEEWSETTPAERSQLLFDWIEVLRDHIDELSVIECIDTGKPISQARGEVEGAIGTLAYYASICQSQEGRQISTAEDLHLYTRKEPYGVVGQITPWNFPIWAAAWKLGPALGAGNTTVLKPSAEAPMTTIRIAELSEGIFPDGVVNVVTGTGSEVGGALTEHDRVRKISFTGSVSVGQKVMKAAAENVAPVTLELGGKSPFIVFPDADLEKAVNAVADGIFYSTGEICDAFSRTIVHESVHGEFVDRFIEKAESYTLGDPLDEETTMGPLTTESQYETVMEYIEAGESEGATLLTGGGTPDDTDLQNGWFVEPTVFDDVENDMRIAREEIFGPVQTINTFSSYDEAIELANDTEFGLAAGIATERTSIVHNAAADIEAGLIYVNEYGPILPEAPYGGFKASGIGKDLGTEVLDHYQQTKSVYVNLDDPEL
- a CDS encoding iron-containing alcohol dehydrogenase, translating into MSLGDYTLTFPIWVEFGNGASENIGPIVDTQGWEKALIVTDRGVLDAGLVDGIKTSLTAAGIAYTTYDGVEPNPTVEMVDEATETVAEEECDVIVSVGGGSSIDVGKGASLMATNPGELVDYEVTSTEEVMEEPIENHPLPLVTVPTTAGTGSEVDYWAVVTDEEREFKMALGQSPLYPGGPYLGAEISLVDPALTATLPPRQTAATGFDAFSHALENHVSAACPPIVKPMTEHVMGLVSEYLPTAYEDGEMEAREQMMFGSHVAGFCENFAGFGAIHSLAETTGGMYPEIPHGEAIAAYTPAVMRYNIETVPGRYAEVAEAMGIDVSGRSDEEAAMDAVGAVEDLIDKVDLPSSLRDLGVAAEDLPEIAEKSLDTIEIHDNPRDADSDDLLKVARDAY